The window CTATACTTTAGTAGATATTTTATCTGATAAAACTGGAAACATAGTATCTATATTTAAAGATGATAAAATTGTATCTACTACTGTTAGGGTTAGGGGATCGAGAAATGTTGGAGTAAAAGCACCTAAAAAAGTAATAGATAAAGTTCTAAAAAAAGAAGGAGTTTACATAGAGGAATCAATTATAGAGGGGAAAAAGTATGAGATTTTATATAAACCTTTAAGGGATAAAGATGGAAATGTAATAGGTATGTTTTATATGGGAGTTGATAAAACACTTATTGAAGAAAAAATAAACTCTGTTATTTATTATTCTCTATTAATTTCGTCTGTTTTATTAGCTATATCAATAATAATTATAGGGTTTATTTCTAAAAGAATAACAAATCCAATAATTGGTATTAAATCTCAACTTGAAGAAATGGCAAATGGAGAAGGTGATTTAACTAAAAGACTTAGTATAAATACAAAAGATGAGATAGGTCAGTTAAGTAAAGAGTTTAATAATTTTTTAGATAATCTAAATAATTTAATTTCTGATATAAAGATGTCTGCACAAAAACTGTCTTCTTTTAATAATGAAATAGCAATATCTATTGATGTATCTAATGCATCAATGCAACAAATATACGCTGTTTCAAGTAGCATAAGCTCTAAATCGGAAGAGAATATAGACTATATTAATCAAATTGAAAATTCTATAGATAGTATATCTGAAAATGCACAATTTACAGCTGTTTCTATTGAAGATGTACATCAAATATATGAAGAGTTAAAAATAGAAACTAAAAAAGGAGAAACTAATATAAAAGAAATAGTATATTCAGTAAATGATATAAAATTACTTACTAATAATTTGGTGGACGTATTAGAAAAATTAAATTTATCATCTGAAAAAATCGTTCAAATAGTAGAAGTTATAAGTAATATTTCAAGACAAACAAATTTACTGGCATTAAATGCATCTATTGAAGCAGCTAGAGCAGGAGAAGAAGGAAGAGGGTTTGAGGTAGTAGCTAAGGAAATTAGAAAGCTTGCTGATGAAACTAATAACTCTGCCCGAAGTATTTCTGAAATAATAAAAGAATTTAAGGGTGAAATACAAAAAGTAGTAATTCAAACATCTAATGTAGATGGAAAGGTTAATGAAAGTGTAAGTAGAGCTGAAAAGGTAAAAAATAGCATATTAGAAATAATAAATTCAATAGTTGGAGTATCGTATAAAATTGAAGGAATATCTAGTGTAGCTAATGAACAAGCAGCTAGTACTCAAGAAATATCAAGTTCTACTACATCTATTATAGATGGTATAAGGTGGACTGGGGAAGAGATGATAAATATAGGAGATAACATTGAAAATCAATCTAAAATATTTGAGGAATTATCTAATTCTTCTGGTGAGATTGTTGATATGTCTTCATATCTTAATGATTTGGTTGGAAGATTTAAAACAGATTAATTTACATAAAATTAACCCAATTAACAAACAGATAATATCTACTTAACACTCACATAACAAATAAATAGTATTCTAAATATGTCATGAATAATAGAGAGAGAAAAAAATTAAGTTTTACATACAAGGAAATTATATGATTTTCAAATTATGTATAACCTTGATGAAGGAGCTACTTTTGCAACTATTTTTGAGCAAGGGAGCTCGTTAGAGATCGTTGGCGACATGAGTCAGCGCGTAGCTACTAGACGAATTTTATTATTGTAATATAGGAGGTTGAAATATGAAGAAATTAAATGAAAAAGTAATAAAACATATTTTATTTGGATGCGGAATGGTATCTATATTTATAACTATTAGTATATTATTTATTTTATTTAAAGAAAGTGCATTGTTTTTTACGCATATATCACCTGTAGATTTTTTTACAGGAAAGCAGTGGACTCCTCTGCTAAAACCTCAGCACTTTGGAATACTACCGTTAGTAAGCGGAACATTTTTAATAGTATTATTTTCATCTATAATTTCAATACCTATAGGGTTATTAAGTGCTATATATTTAAGTGAGTATTCAAATAAAAAAGTTAGAAAAATAATTAAACCTATATTAGAAATATTAGCAGGAATACCATCAATAGTTTACGGTTTTTTTGCCCTTAATATCATTACCCCTATACTTAAAAATTTAATACCTCAAACAAATATCTACAATGCACTTAGTGCAGCTATAGCTGTAGGTATAATGACCATACCGATGGTACTATCTTTAAGTGAAGATTCTATGCAGGCAGTTCCTAAAAGCTTAAGAGAAGGTGCTTATGCTTTAGGGCTTACAAAATTAGAGGTTGTATTTGGGGTAGTCATTCCAGCTTCTATATCA is drawn from Tepidibacter hydrothermalis and contains these coding sequences:
- a CDS encoding methyl-accepting chemotaxis protein — its product is MKSKIKTIDFKSISLKNIKLDTLRFKITLSIIPALLLIVVGCTCFTISSLKDISFYLIEEKLESNLQTTEDLMEFIISGNWNVKNGTLHKGDIQVEGNYTLVDILSDKTGNIVSIFKDDKIVSTTVRVRGSRNVGVKAPKKVIDKVLKKEGVYIEESIIEGKKYEILYKPLRDKDGNVIGMFYMGVDKTLIEEKINSVIYYSLLISSVLLAISIIIIGFISKRITNPIIGIKSQLEEMANGEGDLTKRLSINTKDEIGQLSKEFNNFLDNLNNLISDIKMSAQKLSSFNNEIAISIDVSNASMQQIYAVSSSISSKSEENIDYINQIENSIDSISENAQFTAVSIEDVHQIYEELKIETKKGETNIKEIVYSVNDIKLLTNNLVDVLEKLNLSSEKIVQIVEVISNISRQTNLLALNASIEAARAGEEGRGFEVVAKEIRKLADETNNSARSISEIIKEFKGEIQKVVIQTSNVDGKVNESVSRAEKVKNSILEIINSIVGVSYKIEGISSVANEQAASTQEISSSTTSIIDGIRWTGEEMINIGDNIENQSKIFEELSNSSGEIVDMSSYLNDLVGRFKTD
- the pstC gene encoding phosphate ABC transporter permease subunit PstC → MKKLNEKVIKHILFGCGMVSIFITISILFILFKESALFFTHISPVDFFTGKQWTPLLKPQHFGILPLVSGTFLIVLFSSIISIPIGLLSAIYLSEYSNKKVRKIIKPILEILAGIPSIVYGFFALNIITPILKNLIPQTNIYNALSAAIAVGIMTIPMVLSLSEDSMQAVPKSLREGAYALGLTKLEVVFGVVIPASISGIISSFILAISRAIGETMIVALAAGSTPKLTLNPLESIQTMTGFIVQVSQGDIAKGTIESQTLYAVAMLLFIMTLIMNMLSRYVADKLREEY